Within the Paenibacillus sp. AN1007 genome, the region CCAGGTTGTCGGTTCCCAGCCAGTATTCGGCTGTTCCGCCTTCAAGCCATACAGGTGGTTTGAGACGGTTCAGCGGACTAACTGCTGCCGGGTCATGACTGGTAAGCAGAGGTGCGGCTATGGCAATCAGGACAACAACCAATACAAGCACCGCACCGAATGATCCGGTCCTGCTGATGATGAGCTGATGCCAGATGGAGCGAATTCCGTTGGATATAGGCTGGTTATGATTGTTCTGTGCTGTACCCGGAACTGAAACTTCATTATTGTCTCTCATCAATCGCACCTCCCTCTAGTCATATTTGATACGCGGGTCCAGCAGCCTGTACGACACATCGGTCATAATATTGACAATCACGACGATAAAAGCGATGACAAACACGGCAGCTTGTACAATAGCCATGTCATGGGTATTTACTGCCACAACAAGCAGCTGTCCCAAACCAGGCCAGGAGAATACCGTTTCCGTAATCAGAGTGCCCCCGATCAAACTGGTAAACTGCAGGCTCATAATGGTCACAACCGGAATTAAGCCGTTGCGGAACGCATGTTTTGCAATCACCGTCATTCGTCCGAGTCCTTTGCTGCGTGCAGTCCGAATGTAGTCCTGATTCAAAATTTCCAGCATGCTGGATCGAATCAGCCTTGTCATCTGAGCCGCCAATCCAACTCCCAGCGTAAAAGCGGGCAGAATCAGATGAGACAAGCCGCCGCGACCCGAAACCGGCAAAACTCCCAGCATGACAGAAAACAGCAGAATCAGCATAATACCCATCCAGAAGTTGGGCATCGCTTTCCCGATGACCGAAATGCCCGAAATCAGAAGATCGGTGAACGTGTTTCTTTTTACGGCCGAGATTACCCCCAAAGGCACAGCCATTAATACGGCAAAAAACATGGCGGCGGCAGCCAATTCAAAGCTGGCTGGCAATCGCTCCAGCACAAGTTCGAGCGCAGGCTGCCCATAACGGAAGGATTGGCCGAAATCCCCTTGGACTGCACTGCCAAGAAACTTCACATACTGCGTATATAAAGGCTGATCCAGCCCCAATGCCTGGGTTAACACAGCCCGATCTTCCGCCGTTGCGGTTTCAGGCAGCATTAACGCAACCGGATCACCGGTTACCCGGACCAGTATAAATACGATTAAAGACACGATAAACAACACCGGAATAACCTGAAGTAACGATTTGACTATGTATTTGCCCACTTCCGGCTCACCTCCCCTTTTCAAAAAAGAACGGCAGGAACTTGTTCATCCAGTCCCTGCCGTTCACGGCTTACTCATGCAATGACAGGTGTTATAGCCTGATCTTACTTTGCAGCAGGTGTAATCTCGTCAGCATAGAACATCTCATCACTGCGCGGTGCAAAGTTCACTTTGTCATTGGTTCCATACACGCCTTCCATTTGATACAAATATACAGCGGGACGCTCTTCTGCGAAAATCTGCTGTACTTGCTGATATTCCTTCTCACGAGATTCCGGGTTCATGTTCACAAGAGCAGATTGAAGCAGCTTTTCCACTTCCGGATTGTTGTAATCGGATTCGCCTTTGGCTTCTTCCACCATGTAACGGTTGTAGTTATTGGAAGCGTCAAACAGCGAGTTCCCGATGCCAATCATGAACATTTCCTTGAATGATTTGGAACTATAGCGCTCACTGAAGGCACTTGGCTCAAGTACATCCAGATTGATTTTGAATCCGGCCTGTTCCAGCATGGCAGCAGTAACTTCAGCTTGCTCCTTGTACTGGGAAGAAACGGAGATTGTCATCTCGGCTTTTCCTTCCTCGTAGCCTGCTTCTTTCAGAAGCTGTTTGGCTTTGTCCAAATCATACAGCGATGTTTTGTACAGTGAGGGTTCAGCACCGAAGTTGCCTGGTGTTACGGATGTACGTGTAACAATGCCTGCTCCGCCAGCAATGCTGTCGACAATACCTTGTTTGTCAATGGCGAGATCAATCGCCTCACGTACCTTGGGATCAGCTGTGATACTGCCTTCGGTTTGACGGAAAATCAGTTGAAGAACACGCTGAATCGGC harbors:
- a CDS encoding ABC transporter permease, with product MGKYIVKSLLQVIPVLFIVSLIVFILVRVTGDPVALMLPETATAEDRAVLTQALGLDQPLYTQYVKFLGSAVQGDFGQSFRYGQPALELVLERLPASFELAAAAMFFAVLMAVPLGVISAVKRNTFTDLLISGISVIGKAMPNFWMGIMLILLFSVMLGVLPVSGRGGLSHLILPAFTLGVGLAAQMTRLIRSSMLEILNQDYIRTARSKGLGRMTVIAKHAFRNGLIPVVTIMSLQFTSLIGGTLITETVFSWPGLGQLLVVAVNTHDMAIVQAAVFVIAFIVVIVNIMTDVSYRLLDPRIKYD